One window of the Mycobacterium haemophilum DSM 44634 genome contains the following:
- a CDS encoding LapA family protein: protein MTSNPSGSSSQPVPAPAAGPTPGERAVPVTRAGALWSALIAGFLILILLLIFIAQNTTSTPFTFFGWHWSLPLGVAIMLAAVGGGLLTVAVGTARILQLRRTVKKHHAAAHR, encoded by the coding sequence ATGACCAGCAATCCTTCTGGCTCGTCGAGTCAGCCAGTGCCGGCGCCCGCTGCCGGCCCGACACCTGGGGAACGGGCTGTCCCAGTCACCCGCGCGGGCGCCTTGTGGTCGGCATTGATTGCCGGCTTCCTGATCCTGATCCTGCTGCTGATTTTCATCGCCCAAAACACCACGTCTACACCGTTTACCTTCTTCGGCTGGCACTGGAGCCTGCCCCTGGGGGTGGCCATCATGCTGGCGGCCGTGGGTGGTGGGCTGCTAACAGTGGCGGTCGGCACCGCGCGGATCCTTCAGTTGCGCCGCACGGTCAAGAAGCATCACGCGGCGGCTCATCGGTGA
- a CDS encoding phosphotransferase family protein, with protein MTTADRLEGLDLAALDGYLRSFGIERAGELRADFISGGRSNLTFRVYDDKTNWLVRRPPLHGLTPSAHDMAREYRVVAALQDTPVPVARTIALCQDDSVLGAPFQIVEFVAGQVVRRRAQLEALGSRLVIDGCVDALIRVLVDLHSVDPNAVGLGDFGKPSGYLERQVRRWGSQWGLVRLPDDHRDADVDRLHSGLRQAIPQQSRTSIVHGDYRIDNTILDDDNPTRVRAVVDWELSTLGDPLSDAALMCVYRDPALDLIVNTQAAWTSPLLPTADELADRYSLVAGLPLAHWEFYMALAYFKLAIIAAGIDFRRRMSEQAHGKDETFDDTPDVVAPLISRGLAELAKLSM; from the coding sequence GTGACAACAGCTGACCGACTCGAAGGGCTCGACCTGGCCGCGTTGGACGGGTATCTGCGTTCGTTCGGCATCGAACGCGCTGGCGAATTGCGGGCGGACTTTATCTCCGGTGGCCGCTCCAATCTGACGTTCCGAGTCTACGACGACAAAACGAACTGGCTGGTGCGGCGCCCACCTCTGCATGGGTTGACGCCGTCAGCGCACGATATGGCCCGCGAGTACCGGGTGGTCGCCGCGCTGCAGGACACGCCAGTTCCGGTGGCCCGCACCATCGCCCTGTGTCAGGACGACTCGGTGCTGGGCGCACCGTTTCAGATCGTCGAATTCGTTGCCGGGCAAGTGGTGCGGCGGCGCGCCCAACTCGAAGCGTTAGGCAGCCGTCTCGTTATCGACGGTTGCGTGGACGCATTGATCCGAGTACTCGTCGACTTGCACAGCGTCGACCCAAACGCGGTGGGACTGGGCGATTTCGGCAAACCCAGCGGATACCTTGAACGCCAGGTGCGCCGATGGGGTTCGCAATGGGGCCTGGTACGGCTGCCCGACGACCACCGCGACGCCGACGTCGATCGACTGCATTCCGGTCTGCGCCAAGCTATTCCGCAGCAGAGCCGCACCTCTATCGTGCACGGTGACTACCGGATCGACAACACCATCTTGGACGATGACAACCCGACACGGGTCCGCGCCGTGGTGGACTGGGAACTGTCGACCCTAGGGGACCCGCTCAGCGATGCGGCGTTGATGTGCGTGTACCGCGACCCCGCGCTGGACCTGATCGTCAACACGCAAGCCGCCTGGACATCGCCGCTGCTACCAACGGCCGACGAACTTGCAGATCGGTACTCGCTGGTTGCTGGCTTGCCGCTAGCGCATTGGGAGTTCTACATGGCGCTGGCTTATTTCAAGCTCGCCATCATCGCCGCGGGCATCGATTTTCGCAGACGTATGTCGGAGCAAGCACACGGAAAAGACGAAACGTTTGACGACACGCCTGACGTCGTGGCGCCGTTGATTTCCCGAGGGCTGGCGGAGCTCGCCAAGCTGAGCATGTAG
- a CDS encoding lipoprotein LpqH: protein MKRGLTVAIAGAAILVAGVSGCSSNKSTTSSGTSSAGATSAAAGGPTVIIDGKNQNITGSVVCTTAGGTVNIAIGGAATGIAAVLTEGNPPEVKSVGLGNVNGVTLGYTSGTGQGKASASKDGNRYKITGTATGVDMANPMQPVNKPFEIDVTCS, encoded by the coding sequence GTGAAGCGTGGACTGACGGTCGCGATAGCCGGAGCGGCGATTTTGGTCGCGGGTGTTTCTGGCTGTTCGAGCAACAAGTCAACTACCAGCAGCGGGACCTCCAGTGCAGGCGCCACATCGGCTGCTGCCGGTGGGCCGACGGTCATCATCGACGGGAAGAACCAAAACATCACCGGCTCGGTCGTATGCACAACTGCAGGTGGGACCGTCAACATCGCGATTGGTGGGGCCGCGACGGGCATCGCCGCCGTGCTCACCGAAGGCAACCCTCCCGAGGTGAAGTCCGTTGGGCTCGGCAACGTCAACGGCGTGACGCTGGGATACACGTCGGGTACCGGCCAGGGCAAGGCCTCGGCCAGCAAGGATGGCAATCGCTACAAGATCACCGGGACCGCCACCGGCGTTGACATGGCCAACCCGATGCAGCCGGTGAACAAGCCGTTCGAAATCGACGTGACCTGTTCCTAA
- a CDS encoding alkyl/aryl-sulfatase — MTVDHKPPTAVIESSHSEHTLPFHDTTDFDNADRGFIAALSPCVIKGADGRVVWDNDVYSFLGGPAPTSVHPSLWRQSTLTAKQGLFEVVPGIYQVRGFDISNITFVEGDTGIIVIDPLVSTEVAAAALDLYRTHRGGDRPVVAVIYTHSHVDHFGGVLGVTSQADVDAGTVAVLAPEGFVEHAVQENVYAGPAMTRRATYMYGTLLARGPQGQVGCGLGQAPSTGQVAVIVPTIDIRTTGETHTIDGVAIEFQMAPGTEAPAEMHFYFPRFRALCMAENATHNLHNLLTLRGALVRDPHAWAGYLTEAIDTFADRTDVVFASHHWPTWGRKNIVEFMSLQRDMYAYLHDQTLRLLNQGYTGVEIAEMFQMPPALEQAWHTHGYYGSISHNVKAVYQRYMGWFDGNPARLWPHPPSAIGPRYVDAMGGINRVVELAQAAFESGDFRWAATLLDHAMFTDSEHAAARALYSDTLEQLAYGAENATWRNFFMSGATELRDGNFGTASTTGSVSMLNQLTPEQIFDSLAIRVNGPRSWHLNIAIDITFADLDTNYRLTLRNGVIIYRQVTAEAVTAAVTVKLDNKFRLLTMAMGDFSSPGLELSGDRAALQAVLSVLDEPDPNFNIVTP; from the coding sequence TTGACGGTGGACCACAAACCGCCTACCGCAGTCATCGAGTCGTCCCACAGCGAACACACTTTGCCGTTCCACGACACCACGGATTTCGACAACGCCGATCGTGGATTCATTGCTGCTCTGTCTCCGTGCGTGATCAAAGGCGCCGACGGCCGCGTGGTGTGGGACAACGACGTGTACTCGTTCCTCGGCGGCCCGGCACCGACGTCGGTGCATCCCAGCCTCTGGCGGCAATCGACCCTAACCGCCAAACAAGGGCTGTTCGAAGTGGTTCCCGGTATCTATCAGGTCCGCGGCTTCGACATCTCGAACATCACCTTCGTCGAGGGCGACACGGGGATTATCGTCATCGATCCCCTGGTATCCACCGAGGTGGCCGCTGCGGCACTGGATTTGTACCGCACCCATCGCGGTGGTGACCGTCCCGTCGTCGCGGTTATCTACACCCACAGCCACGTCGACCATTTCGGCGGCGTGTTGGGCGTCACCTCGCAAGCGGACGTGGATGCCGGCACGGTAGCGGTGCTGGCGCCAGAAGGTTTCGTCGAGCATGCGGTGCAGGAGAACGTCTACGCGGGTCCGGCGATGACCCGGCGCGCGACCTACATGTATGGCACCCTGTTGGCCCGCGGACCCCAAGGCCAGGTGGGCTGCGGGCTGGGCCAGGCTCCGTCCACCGGCCAGGTCGCCGTCATCGTGCCGACCATCGACATCCGGACGACCGGTGAAACACACACCATCGACGGCGTGGCGATCGAGTTCCAGATGGCGCCCGGCACCGAGGCCCCCGCCGAGATGCATTTCTATTTCCCGCGGTTCCGTGCCCTGTGTATGGCCGAGAACGCCACCCACAACCTGCATAACCTGCTGACTCTGCGGGGCGCGCTGGTGCGCGATCCGCACGCCTGGGCGGGCTACCTCACCGAGGCGATTGACACCTTCGCCGACCGAACCGATGTGGTGTTCGCCTCGCACCATTGGCCTACCTGGGGCCGGAAGAACATCGTCGAGTTCATGTCACTGCAACGCGACATGTATGCGTATCTGCACGACCAGACGCTGCGACTGCTTAACCAGGGGTACACGGGTGTTGAGATCGCCGAAATGTTCCAAATGCCACCCGCACTGGAACAGGCCTGGCATACCCATGGCTACTACGGGTCGATCAGCCACAACGTGAAGGCGGTCTACCAGCGCTACATGGGTTGGTTCGATGGCAACCCGGCCCGGCTGTGGCCGCACCCCCCATCAGCAATCGGGCCCCGTTACGTCGATGCGATGGGCGGAATCAACCGGGTCGTCGAACTTGCCCAAGCAGCATTCGAGTCCGGCGACTTCCGTTGGGCAGCAACGCTGCTCGATCACGCGATGTTTACCGACAGCGAGCACGCCGCGGCCCGCGCACTGTACTCCGACACGTTGGAGCAGCTGGCCTACGGTGCGGAAAATGCGACATGGCGCAACTTTTTCATGAGTGGGGCAACCGAATTGCGCGACGGCAACTTCGGCACCGCCAGCACGACCGGATCAGTGTCAATGCTTAATCAGCTAACGCCCGAGCAAATCTTCGACAGCCTCGCCATCCGTGTCAACGGACCGCGTAGTTGGCATCTCAATATCGCCATCGATATCACTTTCGCAGATCTGGACACCAACTACCGGCTTACCTTACGCAACGGGGTCATCATTTACCGTCAAGTTACCGCTGAAGCCGTGACAGCGGCCGTTACAGTGAAGTTGGACAACAAGTTTCGACTGCTGACTATGGCGATGGGCGACTTTAGTTCGCCCGGGCTGGAACTGTCCGGAGACCGGGCCGCACTGCAGGCGGTGCTGAGTGTGCTCGACGAGCCGGACCCCAACTTCAACATCGTCACGCCGTAG